One Vampirovibrio chlorellavorus genomic window carries:
- a CDS encoding superinfection immunity protein, which translates to MEVMILLGLPLIFLYFLPTWVALRFRHRQLPGIFTVNLLAGWSLAGWLMALAWAIFPWGHRKYQLSPA; encoded by the coding sequence ATGGAAGTGATGATTCTGCTGGGCTTGCCGCTGATTTTCTTGTATTTCTTGCCAACCTGGGTGGCCCTGCGTTTCAGGCATCGACAGTTGCCGGGCATTTTTACAGTAAACCTGCTGGCTGGATGGAGCTTGGCGGGCTGGTTGATGGCGCTGGCTTGGGCCATCTTCCCGTGGGGACACCGAAAATATCAACTATCCCCCGCATAG
- the rpiB gene encoding ribose 5-phosphate isomerase B yields MKKLVLGSDHAGFPLKEKIAEHLRHKGFEIIDIGCHNGDSVDYPSISAQLAQAVQGIQQEAPEQTHYGILCCGSGIGVCIAANRYPWIRAIEAHDHNTAILSRRHNDSNVLCLGGRVLAPELAFTLIDEWLETPFDGGRHQKRVDMMSDPRIDITKQSAETCAAKEMPSC; encoded by the coding sequence ATGAAAAAACTGGTTCTAGGCTCCGATCACGCTGGCTTTCCCCTCAAGGAAAAAATCGCTGAACATTTGCGCCACAAAGGGTTTGAGATTATTGATATCGGCTGCCACAACGGGGATTCGGTTGATTACCCGAGCATATCCGCCCAGCTGGCCCAGGCCGTGCAAGGCATCCAGCAAGAAGCTCCCGAGCAAACGCATTACGGAATTTTATGCTGCGGCAGTGGCATTGGGGTTTGCATTGCCGCCAATCGCTACCCCTGGATTCGGGCCATTGAAGCCCACGATCACAACACGGCCATTCTCAGCCGTCGCCACAACGACAGCAACGTGCTTTGTCTGGGCGGGCGGGTTCTGGCCCCTGAATTGGCTTTTACACTCATCGACGAATGGCTGGAAACGCCCTTTGACGGCGGCCGTCATCAAAAGCGGGTGGATATGATGAGTGATCCCCGGATTGATATTACGAAACAAAGCGCTGAAACCTGCGCCGCAAAGGAGATGCCATCATGCTGA
- the glyA gene encoding serine hydroxymethyltransferase — protein MLNLDLLQQTDPQIYQTVVDELHREQNTLEMIASENFTSLAVMQAMGSVLTNKYAEGLPGKRYYGGCEHVDTAEEIAIARAKELFGADHANVQPHSGAQANMAVFLATGLKSGDTIMGMDLSHGGHLTHGSPVNFSGLFFRVVAYGVNPDTGMIDYDAVREIALREKPKLIICGASAYSRVIDFAKFRAIADEVGALLLADIAHIAGLVVSGLHPSPIPHCQFVTTTTHKTLRGPRGGLILCQADYAKAVDKAVFPGIQGGPLMHVIAAKAVAFKEALSPEFKTYSKQVIANAKALSESLMENGINIVSGGTDNHLMMLDLRNVNLTGKAAQNLLEEIHITANKNTIPNDPQSPFITSGIRLGTPALTSRGFDEAAMRKLGQIIAEALKKGENIETLVKEVQALSQQFPLYPELGTSLKREALSHH, from the coding sequence ATGCTGAACCTCGATCTGCTCCAACAGACCGACCCCCAGATTTACCAAACCGTTGTGGATGAGCTGCACCGGGAGCAGAACACCCTGGAGATGATTGCCAGCGAAAACTTTACCAGTTTGGCCGTCATGCAGGCCATGGGCAGCGTGCTGACCAATAAATACGCGGAAGGCTTGCCCGGCAAACGCTACTATGGCGGCTGCGAGCATGTGGATACCGCTGAAGAAATCGCCATTGCCCGGGCCAAGGAGTTATTTGGAGCCGATCACGCCAACGTACAGCCCCACAGTGGCGCTCAGGCCAATATGGCCGTATTTCTGGCCACGGGGTTAAAATCCGGCGATACCATCATGGGGATGGACCTCTCCCATGGCGGGCACTTGACCCACGGTTCGCCCGTCAACTTCTCCGGGCTGTTTTTCCGGGTGGTGGCGTACGGCGTCAACCCCGACACCGGAATGATTGATTATGATGCGGTTCGGGAAATCGCCTTGCGGGAAAAACCCAAGCTGATCATCTGCGGGGCCAGCGCTTATTCCCGCGTCATCGATTTCGCCAAATTCCGAGCCATCGCCGATGAAGTGGGCGCTTTGTTGCTGGCCGATATTGCCCATATCGCCGGTCTGGTGGTCAGTGGCTTGCACCCCAGCCCCATTCCGCACTGCCAGTTTGTGACCACCACCACCCACAAAACCCTGCGGGGACCTCGTGGCGGACTCATTTTATGCCAGGCCGATTACGCTAAGGCCGTGGACAAGGCCGTTTTCCCCGGTATTCAAGGCGGTCCACTCATGCACGTCATCGCCGCCAAGGCGGTAGCCTTCAAAGAGGCCCTGTCCCCCGAGTTTAAGACCTACTCAAAGCAGGTCATCGCCAATGCCAAGGCGCTGTCTGAATCCCTGATGGAGAACGGCATCAATATTGTGAGCGGCGGTACCGACAATCACTTGATGATGCTGGACTTGCGCAATGTTAATCTGACTGGCAAGGCCGCCCAAAACCTGCTGGAAGAGATTCATATTACCGCCAATAAGAACACCATCCCCAACGATCCTCAATCGCCTTTCATCACCAGCGGCATTCGTCTGGGTACGCCTGCCCTGACCAGCCGGGGCTTTGATGAAGCGGCCATGCGCAAATTGGGACAAATTATTGCCGAAGCGCTCAAAAAGGGTGAAAATATAGAGACTCTGGTAAAGGAAGTACAGGCTTTGAGTCAACAGTTTCCCCTCTATCCGGAACTGGGAACAAGCCTGAAACGGGAGGCGCTCAGCCATCATTAA
- the rfbD gene encoding dTDP-4-dehydrorhamnose reductase: MGFKNIVVVGAAGMLGQELVTHFRGKGYSVFPTTSETLNLLVTEDEMTEKLEPFQPEVVIQCAAFTNVDACERDPDMAMAINKDGTHKLGLASQKLGAVFAYISTDYVFDGLKSEPYLPEDRPNPINTYGLSKYYGELLTTEQLEAYYIIRTSWLFGIHRNNFAQWILDQARQGKAVKAAEDWVGTPTWTGNLAVAIENIINSGQFGVHHAADAGAISRYEQAIRICQMAGLSTEGIHRVHSSDLGLPANRPQFTPLACPNLAVPSWETGFQAYFTQYQQQSTVL, encoded by the coding sequence ATGGGTTTTAAGAACATTGTGGTGGTTGGTGCTGCCGGGATGCTGGGCCAGGAGTTGGTCACCCACTTTCGTGGGAAAGGCTATTCGGTGTTTCCCACCACCAGCGAGACCTTGAACCTGTTGGTCACCGAAGATGAGATGACGGAAAAACTGGAGCCTTTCCAGCCGGAAGTGGTCATTCAGTGTGCCGCCTTCACCAATGTGGATGCTTGCGAACGGGATCCGGACATGGCGATGGCCATTAATAAGGATGGCACCCATAAATTGGGCTTGGCCAGCCAGAAACTGGGCGCTGTTTTTGCCTACATTAGCACCGATTACGTGTTTGACGGCCTGAAGTCAGAGCCGTACCTGCCCGAGGATCGTCCCAACCCTATCAATACCTACGGCCTGTCCAAGTATTACGGCGAGCTGTTGACCACTGAGCAATTGGAGGCTTATTACATTATTCGCACCAGCTGGCTGTTTGGCATCCATCGGAATAATTTTGCTCAATGGATACTGGATCAGGCCCGTCAGGGGAAAGCGGTGAAGGCCGCTGAAGACTGGGTGGGAACCCCCACCTGGACGGGGAATCTGGCCGTGGCCATTGAAAACATCATAAACTCAGGACAGTTTGGGGTACATCATGCCGCTGATGCCGGTGCCATATCCCGGTACGAGCAAGCGATCCGCATTTGCCAGATGGCGGGCCTGTCCACCGAGGGTATTCACCGGGTTCACAGCAGTGACCTGGGCTTGCCAGCCAACCGTCCCCAGTTCACCCCGCTGGCCTGTCCCAATCTGGCTGTTCCCTCCTGGGAAACCGGCTTTCAGGCTTACTTCACCCAGTATCAGCAACAATCAACGGTATTGTGA
- a CDS encoding L-threonylcarbamoyladenylate synthase has translation MDLTLLNALSHLEKPDGLIALPGPEGYILAVRPDRPTALERLARLKGRTEPLLLLGWDLPAFTPFIGPLPPKATALIKRHWPAPLILLLDQPQPSPETFSAWGPLKILQPDSALLMDLLSLNPTGLLVTLGAGRGTDLPAREAAAVYNTFGDDVDFVVHGDAEVLESVAPTVVRVKSNDEIQLLRSGAIVLD, from the coding sequence ATGGATTTGACTTTGCTGAATGCCTTGTCTCATTTGGAAAAGCCGGACGGACTGATTGCCTTGCCCGGCCCGGAAGGCTATATTCTTGCGGTCAGGCCGGATCGACCGACGGCCCTCGAACGTCTGGCCCGGCTGAAAGGACGAACAGAACCCTTGCTGCTTCTGGGTTGGGATCTGCCAGCCTTTACCCCGTTTATTGGACCGCTTCCGCCCAAGGCCACAGCACTCATCAAGCGCCACTGGCCCGCCCCCCTGATACTGCTACTGGATCAACCCCAGCCGTCCCCAGAAACTTTCAGCGCCTGGGGGCCTCTCAAAATCTTGCAGCCTGATAGCGCCCTGCTGATGGATTTGCTGTCCCTGAACCCCACCGGATTGCTGGTGACCCTGGGAGCGGGCCGTGGCACCGATCTTCCGGCGCGGGAAGCCGCCGCGGTTTACAATACCTTTGGGGATGACGTTGATTTTGTGGTGCATGGGGACGCTGAGGTTCTGGAAAGCGTTGCCCCTACCGTGGTTCGGGTCAAGTCCAATGATGAGATACAACTTTTAAGAAGTGGGGCCATTGTGTTAGACTAA
- a CDS encoding glycosyltransferase family 4 protein encodes MIDAIGFIVALMVSFILVPIVRKQAIAAGYYDAPGARKIHKYPIPRLGGVAIWLAFMLSLGVIVFLGWRPELHNALPGILAGGTIVFLLGLLDDLFNLSPYLKLSIQFIAALTAFFLGIQINNLDLPGAQLLVLNALSLPVTVIWLVGLMNAMNFIDGIDGLAAGVTTLSALTLTIVALFTNQPSSALLAALLAGSSLGFLVYNFHPARIFMGDSGALFCGFLLACIAVTGVLKTKVAVMLLPIFVLSVPILDITYSVFRRLLRGKNPFLPDADHIHHQFLKAGMGQIRTVTYLYSLCVVGGLISVWYVNYLPIYIASLAVMFLLAFLLIMLVRKIFPLPSPQNQDPADPSA; translated from the coding sequence TTGATCGATGCGATTGGTTTTATCGTGGCCTTAATGGTCAGTTTCATTCTGGTTCCTATCGTTCGGAAGCAGGCCATTGCCGCCGGTTATTACGATGCGCCCGGGGCCAGAAAAATCCACAAGTACCCTATCCCCCGCCTGGGCGGTGTGGCCATCTGGCTGGCTTTCATGTTGTCGCTGGGGGTGATTGTGTTTCTGGGCTGGCGTCCGGAGCTACACAACGCCCTGCCCGGTATTCTGGCGGGAGGCACCATCGTTTTTTTACTGGGCTTACTGGATGATCTCTTCAATCTGTCGCCCTACCTGAAGTTGAGTATCCAGTTCATTGCCGCCCTGACCGCTTTCTTTCTGGGCATTCAAATCAACAATCTGGATTTACCGGGCGCCCAACTGCTGGTTCTCAATGCGCTCAGTCTCCCGGTGACTGTGATTTGGCTGGTCGGCCTGATGAACGCCATGAATTTCATTGATGGCATTGATGGGCTGGCCGCCGGGGTCACGACCTTATCGGCGCTGACCCTCACCATCGTCGCGTTGTTTACCAATCAGCCTTCCTCGGCGTTGTTGGCCGCGCTATTGGCCGGCTCCAGTCTGGGTTTTCTGGTTTACAATTTTCATCCGGCCCGCATTTTTATGGGAGACAGTGGGGCTTTGTTTTGCGGATTTTTACTGGCCTGTATTGCGGTGACCGGGGTTTTAAAGACCAAGGTGGCCGTCATGTTACTGCCCATTTTCGTGTTGAGTGTACCCATTCTGGATATTACCTACTCGGTGTTTCGGCGACTCCTGCGGGGTAAAAACCCCTTCCTGCCGGATGCGGATCACATCCATCACCAGTTTTTAAAGGCGGGTATGGGTCAAATACGCACAGTCACTTACCTTTACAGCTTATGCGTGGTGGGTGGATTGATTTCCGTGTGGTACGTGAACTACCTGCCCATTTATATCGCCTCTTTGGCGGTGATGTTCCTGCTCGCTTTCTTATTAATCATGCTGGTACGAAAGATTTTCCCCTTACCCAGCCCCCAAAATCAGGACCCTGCCGATCCGTCTGCATAG
- the rfbB gene encoding dTDP-glucose 4,6-dehydratase: MSEKIRLLITGGCGFIGSWLIRHLLQQHTDIHITNLDLLTYAGNPENLKSVASDERYRFVQGDICDEALVSRLMAEADVCVNVAAQTHVDRSISGPSEFIRTNVWGTQVLLEAARQRGVRKFVQVSTDEVYGSIEGTAKFTEASPLEPSSPYSSSKAAADLIALSYWKTYGMPVCVTRCTNNYGPNQYPEKLIPLFILNASENKPVPVYGDGLNVRDWIHVQDHSAGVARVIWDGAPGEVYNIGSGNELNNLQITGLILKALGKDESLIRFVTDRPGHDRRYALDSGKIERALGWKAQIPFEQGMAETVRWYLDNPQWVANVRQREPQSPLASAAAQ, from the coding sequence ATGTCTGAGAAAATCAGGTTATTGATTACCGGCGGCTGTGGCTTTATTGGCAGCTGGCTGATTCGTCATTTGCTGCAACAACACACCGATATCCACATCACCAACCTGGATCTACTCACCTATGCGGGCAATCCGGAGAATCTGAAGTCCGTGGCGTCCGATGAGCGCTATCGCTTTGTGCAGGGGGATATTTGCGATGAGGCGCTGGTATCCCGCCTGATGGCAGAGGCCGATGTTTGCGTGAACGTGGCGGCCCAAACCCACGTGGATCGCAGTATCAGCGGTCCCAGCGAGTTTATTCGCACCAATGTATGGGGCACCCAGGTTTTGTTAGAGGCGGCCAGACAGCGGGGCGTGCGGAAGTTTGTGCAGGTGTCCACTGATGAGGTGTATGGCAGCATCGAAGGGACGGCCAAATTTACCGAAGCATCGCCGCTGGAGCCCAGCAGTCCCTACTCCTCCAGCAAAGCCGCCGCCGATTTGATCGCCCTCAGCTATTGGAAAACCTACGGGATGCCGGTGTGCGTGACCCGGTGCACCAACAACTACGGCCCCAACCAGTACCCGGAAAAGCTGATTCCCCTGTTCATCCTGAACGCCTCGGAGAACAAGCCGGTGCCGGTTTATGGGGATGGCCTGAATGTGCGGGACTGGATTCACGTTCAGGATCACAGCGCCGGGGTGGCCCGGGTGATATGGGACGGGGCTCCCGGTGAAGTCTACAACATCGGCTCCGGGAATGAGCTGAACAACCTGCAAATCACCGGGCTTATCCTCAAAGCCCTGGGCAAGGATGAGAGCCTGATTCGTTTTGTCACCGATCGGCCCGGACACGATCGCCGTTATGCGCTGGATTCCGGAAAAATTGAACGGGCGCTGGGCTGGAAGGCCCAAATTCCCTTTGAGCAAGGCATGGCCGAAACGGTGCGATGGTATCTGGATAATCCCCAATGGGTGGCCAATGTGCGCCAGCGGGAACCACAAAGCCCCTTGGCCAGCGCAGCTGCTCAGTAG
- a CDS encoding tyrosine-type recombinase/integrase, whose protein sequence is AKLYLERCDHTRSHHDKVQRVRDHLLPFFKDKALTQITTFDGEQYKRQRLEAGAASGTINRELAILSHILNKAIEWGWIEKRSCKLKKLKEDSGRITYLTVEQANRLVEAAKADVHPYIYAIILIALETAMRRSEVLSILLKHIDLNRRMIYIPEAKAGSREQPITEHLAQFLSQFMLGIPHDQPFLFPQPKSKTGHMVELFKPFKRVVKAAGLDPEEIVFHSLRHTAITHLVQAGVDLVTVKRISGHKTLQMVERYAHQNGQHIQAAMDKLQSRYNLS, encoded by the coding sequence GCCAAACTCTACCTGGAACGGTGCGATCACACTCGCAGTCACCATGATAAAGTCCAGCGAGTGCGGGATCATCTGCTTCCGTTTTTTAAAGATAAGGCGCTAACCCAAATCACCACGTTCGACGGCGAGCAGTATAAACGCCAACGATTAGAGGCAGGCGCTGCATCCGGTACCATCAACCGGGAGTTGGCTATTCTATCCCATATCCTCAATAAAGCGATTGAATGGGGCTGGATTGAGAAGCGTTCCTGTAAGCTCAAGAAACTGAAAGAGGACAGTGGACGGATTACTTATCTCACCGTAGAGCAAGCCAATCGGCTGGTTGAGGCGGCTAAGGCGGATGTTCACCCTTACATTTACGCCATTATCCTGATTGCGCTGGAAACCGCCATGCGGCGCTCGGAAGTCCTGTCCATCCTCTTGAAGCACATCGATCTGAACCGGCGTATGATTTATATCCCCGAAGCCAAGGCTGGCAGCCGGGAGCAACCCATCACCGAGCATCTAGCTCAATTCCTGAGCCAATTCATGCTGGGGATTCCCCACGATCAGCCGTTCCTCTTCCCGCAGCCCAAGTCCAAGACCGGCCATATGGTAGAACTTTTCAAACCTTTTAAACGGGTCGTAAAGGCTGCTGGCCTTGATCCCGAGGAAATTGTCTTCCATTCCCTGCGCCACACAGCCATTACGCATTTAGTACAAGCAGGTGTCGATTTGGTGACGGTGAAACGGATCTCCGGCCACAAGACCTTACAGATGGTTGAGCGCTACGCCCACCAGAACGGCCAACACATTCAGGCGGCAATGGACAAGTTGCAGAGTCGCTATAACCTGAGTTAA
- the csaB gene encoding polysaccharide pyruvyl transferase CsaB translates to MKKRPSDQSKTSGKSVGKSASASSKKKKSAGKPAKAVSPKGAGKGKAGKTPKSKSGLTPSVLISGYYGFDNLGDELILKVLVDELKDRGVKITVLSQNPKKTTAQYGVNAIKRTSFIDIVDALASANLFISGGGGLFQDATGPMSALYYGGLIHLARFFDVPVVFWAQGVGPLRKALSRKMTAAALRKCEKIMVRDEKSALLVQELTGEKPEITADPVWLLRNPLAEKAAAPSKRASAEAARASRSCDATPSEAWTVGVSLRPWHELNAQRLNALADCLNALAQQHEGPVCFRLLPFQKKEDTELLEGFAKQLKSTSRISVSLVPPEGVLDSLAGCDVILGMRFHSLILGLLFNIPVYGLVYDPKVASLLSMFNLQGTTIAGLKAISPDAIKTALEQYPKVDLKPFQQKSRKNLTALERLLDIPAARLAL, encoded by the coding sequence ATGAAAAAACGCCCCTCCGATCAGTCCAAAACATCCGGCAAATCCGTCGGTAAATCCGCCAGCGCTTCCTCCAAAAAGAAAAAAAGCGCGGGAAAACCAGCCAAAGCGGTGTCGCCTAAAGGGGCCGGTAAAGGAAAAGCCGGAAAAACCCCTAAAAGTAAGTCGGGCTTAACCCCCAGCGTGCTGATTTCGGGGTATTACGGCTTTGACAATCTGGGGGACGAGTTGATCCTGAAGGTGCTGGTGGACGAACTGAAGGATCGGGGCGTTAAAATCACCGTGCTTTCCCAAAATCCCAAAAAAACCACCGCCCAATACGGGGTGAATGCCATCAAGCGCACCAGCTTTATTGATATTGTGGACGCCCTGGCCTCGGCCAATCTGTTCATCAGTGGGGGCGGCGGCTTGTTTCAGGATGCCACCGGCCCCATGAGCGCGTTGTACTATGGCGGCCTGATTCATTTGGCCCGTTTTTTCGACGTGCCGGTGGTGTTCTGGGCGCAGGGGGTGGGCCCGCTGCGAAAGGCACTCTCTCGAAAAATGACCGCCGCCGCCTTGCGCAAGTGCGAGAAAATTATGGTGCGCGATGAAAAAAGCGCTTTGCTGGTGCAAGAACTCACTGGTGAAAAGCCGGAGATCACCGCCGATCCGGTGTGGTTGCTGAGAAATCCGCTTGCAGAAAAGGCTGCCGCCCCATCCAAACGGGCATCGGCGGAAGCCGCAAGGGCGTCCCGCTCCTGCGATGCCACCCCGTCCGAGGCATGGACGGTGGGTGTGTCTTTGCGTCCGTGGCATGAGCTGAACGCCCAACGATTAAACGCTTTGGCTGACTGTTTAAACGCCCTGGCCCAGCAGCATGAAGGGCCGGTTTGCTTCAGGCTGCTGCCCTTTCAGAAGAAAGAAGATACGGAGCTATTAGAGGGTTTTGCCAAACAGTTAAAGTCCACCAGCCGGATTTCCGTGTCTCTTGTGCCGCCAGAGGGCGTGCTGGACAGTCTGGCCGGATGTGATGTCATTTTGGGCATGCGTTTCCACAGCCTGATTTTGGGCTTGCTCTTTAACATTCCGGTTTACGGGCTGGTCTACGATCCCAAGGTCGCTTCCCTGCTGAGTATGTTTAATCTGCAAGGCACCACCATTGCCGGGCTGAAAGCCATTAGCCCCGACGCCATCAAGACGGCCCTGGAGCAGTACCCCAAGGTTGATCTGAAACCCTTTCAGCAAAAATCCCGAAAAAACCTGACCGCTCTGGAGCGCCTGCTGGATATCCCGGCTGCCCGCCTGGCTTTGTAG